A single Myxocyprinus asiaticus isolate MX2 ecotype Aquarium Trade chromosome 50, UBuf_Myxa_2, whole genome shotgun sequence DNA region contains:
- the LOC127439099 gene encoding ribosome-binding protein 1-like isoform X2 produces the protein MDVYDPQTLGIVVFGGFMVFSAIGITLVSTFSMKETSYEEALAKQRQVSSKTPTQRSDKKKKTSEKKNKAKKKEDKPNGNLAESELESSPETEPVVEISEPEPEPQPESMVVPEPEVLSKPAVPEPVPKVVKCTSPPDVSAVVAPSAPSPKEKKKKKVARVQPAPFKPVEVPEFVVKEEPVGTKVAVKAEVAPPKPEELKQEPKPEASTKKKSKKKADPVVTVETVDAPQLSPYKTLVSSLNSASLNESEMQKLLEIISKKAGKDSWQLASQKGDPLAVLKKQLEDKGKQLTSEQDNVAAAKTRVRELTKELSSAKSKITSVETRMSSELSARGQEITALQARMQASYKEHVIETQQLNSKIQSLQEQFENGPNAQLAHLQQENSILRDALNQATSQAESRQNAELAKLCQDCVRLNQELNERTVAQHADEEHRKALDIKMVAAEEKLAQRQASSVEAEQALQQKLDRVSEELRQAQDNSTALQAELDAAKEQTKTLTELQERMRVTEADLKDKCEELEMLKAQLSQTTQGTKEKTTVETEVPESLRDNLEEVEQLKSSLKEREDQLTLLEAELAQLREEFDTVQKDQAEAAQNRINEAETEKREYTAEIEQLNTSLKEKEDLVASLQAQIEKMESTENVEAEPPFEILEKDARMISLEEELQQLKEEVERMKTKSNELREKNYTAVEALAATERLSEERLNQARAAQSEAEQQLSSFQTDARNALQKLFPHITIETHQSNWLEAFTHEAQVSLTHNQQSRTEQQPETSSTELTELQQKLAQSEESQRSMQAECEQYRSTLSEMENMLKVLQKSVEDGELVWKSKISNAEEQKQAALDQVKVLEETIETMKAERQDTDQLKGQVMLLEAQLEKQLESITISQMYAEEMSQMNALLSETQSQLESAKAEAQKQKAEFLLVQTQLEEATHKLQTDEDIKQQLANDYEQAQKCVRDLEVQLEQLKSAEEGASEELKERLEKERKLTRDLGQAATKLQQLLKSTQEELAKEKETVKGLQEQLKDKEVEETKEGTSV, from the exons ATGGATGTGTATGACCCTCAAACTCTTGGAATTGTGGTGTTTGGTGGATTTATGGTCTTCTCTGCCATTGGCATCACGCTCGTCTCGACTTTTTCCATGAAGGAGACATCTTATGAAGAAGCCCTGGCCAAACAACGACAAGTGTCAAGCAAGACCCCAACCCAACGCTCTGACAAGAAGAAAAAGACATCTGAAAAGAAAAACAAGGCCAAGAAGAAGGAGGACAAACCCAATGGGAACCTTGCAGAATCTGAACTCGAGTCCAGCCCTGAAACGGAACCTGTTGTTGAGATCAGTGAACCTGAACCAGAACCCCAACCTGAATCTATGGTCGTTCCCGAGCCTGAAGTTTTATCCAAGCCAGCTGTACCTGAACCAGTTCCTAAGGTTGTTAAGTGTACTTCCCCTCCCGATGTAAGTGCTGTGGTGGCCCCATCTGCTCCTTCCCCAaaggaaaagaagaagaagaaagtggcCAGGGTGCAACCAGCACCTTTCAAGCCTGTGGAGGTCCCAGAGTTTGTAGTTAAAGAGGAACCAGTGGGCACCAAGGTGGCTGTGAAAGCAGAGGTTGCTCCCCCTAAGCCTGAAGAACTCAAGCAAGAACCCAAACCTGAAGCTTCAACCAAGAAGAAGTCCAAGAAGAAAGCTGATCCAG TGGTGACTGTAGAGACAGTTGATGCCCCCCAGCTGTCACCATATAAAACTCTGGTCTCCAGTCTGAACAGTGCATCGCTGAATGAATCAGAGATGCAGAAACTCTTGGAGATCATCAGCAAGAAGGCAGGAAAGGACTCCTGGCAATTG GCCTCTCAGAAAGGTGACCCATTAGCAGTGTTAAAGAAACAGCTTGAGGACAAGGGAAAGCAGTTGACTTCTGAGCAAGACAACGTAGCTGCAGCCAAGACACGTGTCCGCGAGCTTACCAAG GAGCTGAGTTCCGCAAAGAGCAAGATTACATCTGTGGAGACCCGTATGAGCTCTGAGCTGAGTGCCCGTGGGCAGGAGATCACAGCTCTACAGGCTCGTATGCAGGCATCCTACAAGGAGCACGTCATTGAGACACAGCAGCTCAACAGCAAG ATCCAAAGCCTGCAAGAGCAGTTTGAGAATGGACCAAATGCTCAACTTGCCCACCTGCAGCAGGAGAACTCCATTCTCAGAGATGCCCTCAACCAAGCCACCAGCCAAGCAGAGAGCAG GCAGAATGCAGAGTTAGCAAAGTTGTGTCAGGACTGTGTGCGTCTCAACCAAGAGTTGAACGAGCGCACAGTTGCTCAGCATGCAGATGAAGAGCATAGAAAAGCTCTGGACATAAAGATGGTGGCTGCTGAAGAAAAGCTTGCACAAAGACAA gcatcTAGTGTGGAGGCTGAGCAAGCTCTGCAGCAGAAGCTGGATCGAGTCAGTGAGGAGCTCCGTCAGGCTCAGGACAACAGCACTGCCCTACAGGCTGAACTAGACGCAGCAAAAGAGCAAACAAAGACCCTCACTG AGCTCCAAGAGCGTATGCGTGTTACAGAGGCAGATCTGAAGGACAAATGTGAAGAACTGGAGATGCTGAAAGCACAGCTGTCTCAAACAACACAGGGCACGAAGGAAAAGACCACTGTGGAGACAGAAGTCCCTGAGAGTCTG AGAGACAATTTAGAGGAAGTTGAACAATTGAAAAGCAG TCTGAAAGAGAGGGAGGACCAGCTGACATTGCTGGAGGCGGAGCTTGCGCAGCTGAGGGAGGAGTTTGACACAGTGCAGAAGGATCAGGCTGAGGCAGCTCAGAATAG AATAAATGAGGCAGAGACAGAGAAGAGAGAATACACAGCTGAGATCGAACAACTGAATACAAG tcTGAAAGAAAAGGAGGATTTGGTGGCATCCCTGCAGGCTCAAATTGAAAAGATGGAAAGT ACAGAAAATGTTGAAGCAGAGCCACCATTTGAAAT TCTGGAGAAGGATGCTCGCATGATCTCACTGGAGGAAGAGCTTCAGCAGCTGAAAGAAGAAGTGGAACGAATGAAGACCAAGAGCAAT GAACTGCGGGAGAAGAACTATACCGCAGTGGAGGCTCTGGCTGCTACTGAGAGACTGAGTGAAGAGAGACTGAACCAGGCTAGGGCTGCACAG agtgAGGCGGAGCAGCAACTGAGCTCTTTCCAGACAGATGCAAGAAATGCCCTCCAGAAACTCTTCCCTCACATCACAATTGAAACACATCAG AGTAACTGGCTGGAAGCATTCACACATGAAGCTCAGGTGAGCCTCACACACAATCAGCAGAGTCGAACAGAACAGCAGCCAGAAACATCAAGCACAGAATTGACG GAACTGCAACAGAAGCTCGCCCAATCAGAGGAGAGTCAGAGGTCGATGCAGGCCGAGTGTGAGCAGTACAGATCCACTCTCAGTGAAATG GAGAACATGCTGAAAGTTCTGCAGAAGAGTGTGGAGGACGGGGAGCTGGTGTGGAAGTCAAAGATCTCCAATGCAGAGGAGCAGAAACAGGCG GCCCTGGATCAGGTGAAGGTGCTGGAGGAGACAATCGAGACGATGAAAGCGGAGAGACAGGATACAGATCAG CTGAAGGGTCAGGTGATGCTGCTGGAGGCACAGCTGGAGAAACAGCTGGAGTCCATAACCATCAGTCAGATGTATGCAGAAGAAATGTCTCAG ATGAATGCATTGTTATCAGAAACTCAGAGCCAGCTGGAATCAGCCAAAGCAGAGGCTCAGAAACAGAAAGCAGAATTTTTATTG GTGCAGACGCAGCTGGAGGAGGCAACGCATAAACTGCAGACAGATGAGGACATTAAACAGCAGCTAGCAAATGACTACGAACAG GCACAGAAGTGTGTGCGGGATCTCGAGGTCCAGTTAGAACAGTTGAAATCTGCTGAAGAGGGAGCATCTGAAGAGCTCAAG GAGAGACTGGAGAAAGAGAGGAAATTGACGCGAGATCTTGGCCAGGCAGCCACTAAACTGCAGCAGCTTCTGAAAAGCACTCAGGAAGAGCTGGCcaaagagaaagagacagtgaAGGGTCTACAGGAACAGCTAAAGGACAAG GAAGTTGAAGAGACAAAAGAAGGGACATCTGTCTGA
- the LOC127439099 gene encoding ribosome-binding protein 1-like isoform X1 has translation MDVYDPQTLGIVVFGGFMVFSAIGITLVSTFSMKETSYEEALAKQRQVSSKTPTQRSDKKKKTSEKKNKAKKKEDKPNGNLAESELESSPETEPVVEISEPEPEPQPESMVVPEPEVLSKPAVPEPVPKVVKCTSPPDVSAVVAPSAPSPKEKKKKKVARVQPAPFKPVEVPEFVVKEEPVGTKVAVKAEVAPPKPEELKQEPKPEASTKKKSKKKADPVVTVETVDAPQLSPYKTLVSSLNSASLNESEMQKLLEIISKKAGKDSWQLASQKGDPLAVLKKQLEDKGKQLTSEQDNVAAAKTRVRELTKELSSAKSKITSVETRMSSELSARGQEITALQARMQASYKEHVIETQQLNSKIQSLQEQFENGPNAQLAHLQQENSILRDALNQATSQAESRQNAELAKLCQDCVRLNQELNERTVAQHADEEHRKALDIKMVAAEEKLAQRQASSVEAEQALQQKLDRVSEELRQAQDNSTALQAELDAAKEQTKTLTELQERMRVTEADLKDKCEELEMLKAQLSQTTQGTKEKTTVETEVPESLRDNLEEVEQLKSSLKEREDQLTLLEAELAQLREEFDTVQKDQAEAAQNRINEAETEKREYTAEIEQLNTSLKEKEDLVASLQAQIEKMESTENVEAEPPFEILEKDARMISLEEELQQLKEEVERMKTKSNELREKNYTAVEALAATERLSEERLNQARAAQSEAEQQLSSFQTDARNALQKLFPHITIETHQSNWLEAFTHEAQVSLTHNQQSRTEQQPETSSTELTELQQKLAQSEESQRSMQAECEQYRSTLSEMENMLKVLQKSVEDGELVWKSKISNAEEQKQAALDQVKVLEETIETMKAERQDTDQLKGQVMLLEAQLEKQLESITISQMYAEEMSQMNALLSETQSQLESAKAEAQKQKAEFLLVRQELQEVTQRIQNEESTQSTQVQTQLEEATHKLQTDEDIKQQLANDYEQAQKCVRDLEVQLEQLKSAEEGASEELKERLEKERKLTRDLGQAATKLQQLLKSTQEELAKEKETVKGLQEQLKDKEVEETKEGTSV, from the exons ATGGATGTGTATGACCCTCAAACTCTTGGAATTGTGGTGTTTGGTGGATTTATGGTCTTCTCTGCCATTGGCATCACGCTCGTCTCGACTTTTTCCATGAAGGAGACATCTTATGAAGAAGCCCTGGCCAAACAACGACAAGTGTCAAGCAAGACCCCAACCCAACGCTCTGACAAGAAGAAAAAGACATCTGAAAAGAAAAACAAGGCCAAGAAGAAGGAGGACAAACCCAATGGGAACCTTGCAGAATCTGAACTCGAGTCCAGCCCTGAAACGGAACCTGTTGTTGAGATCAGTGAACCTGAACCAGAACCCCAACCTGAATCTATGGTCGTTCCCGAGCCTGAAGTTTTATCCAAGCCAGCTGTACCTGAACCAGTTCCTAAGGTTGTTAAGTGTACTTCCCCTCCCGATGTAAGTGCTGTGGTGGCCCCATCTGCTCCTTCCCCAaaggaaaagaagaagaagaaagtggcCAGGGTGCAACCAGCACCTTTCAAGCCTGTGGAGGTCCCAGAGTTTGTAGTTAAAGAGGAACCAGTGGGCACCAAGGTGGCTGTGAAAGCAGAGGTTGCTCCCCCTAAGCCTGAAGAACTCAAGCAAGAACCCAAACCTGAAGCTTCAACCAAGAAGAAGTCCAAGAAGAAAGCTGATCCAG TGGTGACTGTAGAGACAGTTGATGCCCCCCAGCTGTCACCATATAAAACTCTGGTCTCCAGTCTGAACAGTGCATCGCTGAATGAATCAGAGATGCAGAAACTCTTGGAGATCATCAGCAAGAAGGCAGGAAAGGACTCCTGGCAATTG GCCTCTCAGAAAGGTGACCCATTAGCAGTGTTAAAGAAACAGCTTGAGGACAAGGGAAAGCAGTTGACTTCTGAGCAAGACAACGTAGCTGCAGCCAAGACACGTGTCCGCGAGCTTACCAAG GAGCTGAGTTCCGCAAAGAGCAAGATTACATCTGTGGAGACCCGTATGAGCTCTGAGCTGAGTGCCCGTGGGCAGGAGATCACAGCTCTACAGGCTCGTATGCAGGCATCCTACAAGGAGCACGTCATTGAGACACAGCAGCTCAACAGCAAG ATCCAAAGCCTGCAAGAGCAGTTTGAGAATGGACCAAATGCTCAACTTGCCCACCTGCAGCAGGAGAACTCCATTCTCAGAGATGCCCTCAACCAAGCCACCAGCCAAGCAGAGAGCAG GCAGAATGCAGAGTTAGCAAAGTTGTGTCAGGACTGTGTGCGTCTCAACCAAGAGTTGAACGAGCGCACAGTTGCTCAGCATGCAGATGAAGAGCATAGAAAAGCTCTGGACATAAAGATGGTGGCTGCTGAAGAAAAGCTTGCACAAAGACAA gcatcTAGTGTGGAGGCTGAGCAAGCTCTGCAGCAGAAGCTGGATCGAGTCAGTGAGGAGCTCCGTCAGGCTCAGGACAACAGCACTGCCCTACAGGCTGAACTAGACGCAGCAAAAGAGCAAACAAAGACCCTCACTG AGCTCCAAGAGCGTATGCGTGTTACAGAGGCAGATCTGAAGGACAAATGTGAAGAACTGGAGATGCTGAAAGCACAGCTGTCTCAAACAACACAGGGCACGAAGGAAAAGACCACTGTGGAGACAGAAGTCCCTGAGAGTCTG AGAGACAATTTAGAGGAAGTTGAACAATTGAAAAGCAG TCTGAAAGAGAGGGAGGACCAGCTGACATTGCTGGAGGCGGAGCTTGCGCAGCTGAGGGAGGAGTTTGACACAGTGCAGAAGGATCAGGCTGAGGCAGCTCAGAATAG AATAAATGAGGCAGAGACAGAGAAGAGAGAATACACAGCTGAGATCGAACAACTGAATACAAG tcTGAAAGAAAAGGAGGATTTGGTGGCATCCCTGCAGGCTCAAATTGAAAAGATGGAAAGT ACAGAAAATGTTGAAGCAGAGCCACCATTTGAAAT TCTGGAGAAGGATGCTCGCATGATCTCACTGGAGGAAGAGCTTCAGCAGCTGAAAGAAGAAGTGGAACGAATGAAGACCAAGAGCAAT GAACTGCGGGAGAAGAACTATACCGCAGTGGAGGCTCTGGCTGCTACTGAGAGACTGAGTGAAGAGAGACTGAACCAGGCTAGGGCTGCACAG agtgAGGCGGAGCAGCAACTGAGCTCTTTCCAGACAGATGCAAGAAATGCCCTCCAGAAACTCTTCCCTCACATCACAATTGAAACACATCAG AGTAACTGGCTGGAAGCATTCACACATGAAGCTCAGGTGAGCCTCACACACAATCAGCAGAGTCGAACAGAACAGCAGCCAGAAACATCAAGCACAGAATTGACG GAACTGCAACAGAAGCTCGCCCAATCAGAGGAGAGTCAGAGGTCGATGCAGGCCGAGTGTGAGCAGTACAGATCCACTCTCAGTGAAATG GAGAACATGCTGAAAGTTCTGCAGAAGAGTGTGGAGGACGGGGAGCTGGTGTGGAAGTCAAAGATCTCCAATGCAGAGGAGCAGAAACAGGCG GCCCTGGATCAGGTGAAGGTGCTGGAGGAGACAATCGAGACGATGAAAGCGGAGAGACAGGATACAGATCAG CTGAAGGGTCAGGTGATGCTGCTGGAGGCACAGCTGGAGAAACAGCTGGAGTCCATAACCATCAGTCAGATGTATGCAGAAGAAATGTCTCAG ATGAATGCATTGTTATCAGAAACTCAGAGCCAGCTGGAATCAGCCAAAGCAGAGGCTCAGAAACAGAAAGCAGAATTTTTATTG GTCAGACAGGAGCTGCAGGAAGTGACTCAACGCATACAGAATGAGGAGAGCACACAGTCCACTCAG GTGCAGACGCAGCTGGAGGAGGCAACGCATAAACTGCAGACAGATGAGGACATTAAACAGCAGCTAGCAAATGACTACGAACAG GCACAGAAGTGTGTGCGGGATCTCGAGGTCCAGTTAGAACAGTTGAAATCTGCTGAAGAGGGAGCATCTGAAGAGCTCAAG GAGAGACTGGAGAAAGAGAGGAAATTGACGCGAGATCTTGGCCAGGCAGCCACTAAACTGCAGCAGCTTCTGAAAAGCACTCAGGAAGAGCTGGCcaaagagaaagagacagtgaAGGGTCTACAGGAACAGCTAAAGGACAAG GAAGTTGAAGAGACAAAAGAAGGGACATCTGTCTGA
- the LOC127439101 gene encoding protein PET117 homolog, mitochondrial-like: protein MSTASKFVLGLSIILTISTVAGVHIKQSWERQRLHEGVLRDLERVARKRENLRTLEEQIQLTRELVAERDRREAETAGTDNS from the exons ATGTCTACGGCCTCTAAGTTTGTTTTGGGATTATCGATAATACTCACTATCAGCACGGTTGCAGGTGTTCATATCAAGCAGAGCTGGGAGAgacag AGGCTGCACGAGGGTGTTTTGCGGGATTTGGAGCGCGTGGCGCGCAAGCGCGAGAACCTGCGCACGCTCGAGGAGCAGATCCAGCTGACCAGAGAGCTTGTGGCCGAACGCGACCGACGAGAGGCTGAAACGGCAGGAACAGACAATTCATAA